In Rattus norvegicus strain BN/NHsdMcwi chromosome 3, GRCr8, whole genome shotgun sequence, a genomic segment contains:
- the Dsn1 gene encoding kinetochore-associated protein DSN1 homolog isoform X4 produces MMMTSVTKSEEQSARHRDRRQSWRRASMKEINRRKSLAPFHPGITELSRSISMKLAQSQRLGALLLSSFQFSVEKLEPFLKNTKDFSLECFRAKASSLSEELKHFTDRLGNDGTLQKCFVEDSKEKAPDFSLEASVAEVKEYITKFSLERQAWDRLLLQYQNEVPPEEMPRGSTETKINEVNVDPAAYLRSSQKEVLNTKPDYQRIVQSQNEVFAYMELVMDELQGAVKQLQAFMDESTQYLQKVSVQLKKRSMEQLDSSPARKLLKLHLQSSSTTQ; encoded by the exons ATGAT GATGACTTCGGTGACCAAATCAGAAG AACAGTCTGCCCGTCACAGAGACAGAAGGCAGTCCTGGAGGCGAGCAAGCATGAAAGAGATAAACCGGCGGAAGTCGTTGGCTCCTTTTCACCCGGGCATCACAG AGCTCAGCAGGTCAATCAGTATGAAGTTAGCACAGAGCCAACGGCTTGGCGCCCTCCTGCTCTCCAGCTTCCAG ttcTCTGTTGAAAAACTTGAACCTTTCTTAAAGAACACTAAGGACTTCAGCCTTGAATGTTTTAGAGCCAAAG CATCTtctctctctgaagaattgaaacATTTTACAGACAGGCTGGGAAATGATGGAACTCTACAAAAATGTTTTGTTGAAGATTCAAAAGA AAAAGCACCAGATTTCTCACTGGAAGCATCAGTAGCTGAGGTGAAAGAATATATAACAAA GTTTTCTTTAGAGCGTCAGGCCTGGGATCGGCTCTTACTGCAGTACCAGAACGAGGTTCCACCTGAAGAGATGCCCAG aggatCAACTGAAACCAAAATCAATGAAGTGAATGTGGACCCGGCAGCCTACCTCAGGTCTTCCCAGAAGGAAGTTCTGAACACGAAACCCGACTATCAGAGAATAGTGCAGAGTCAGAATGAAGTCTTTGCCTATATGGAATTAGTG ATGGATGAGCTACAAGGAGCAGTGAAGCAGCTGCAAGCCTTCATGGATGAAAGTACTCAGTACCTCCAGAAGGTGTCAGTACAGCTCA AGAAGAGAAGTATGGAGCAGTTAGATTCTTCACCTGCTCGAAAACTGCTCAAGCTCCATCTACAGAGCTCATCTACCACCCAGTGA
- the Dsn1 gene encoding kinetochore-associated protein DSN1 homolog isoform X1 encodes MMMTSVTKSEDQGPTMSETQDRPLQPSLEPLEALPRSSAYQEMMAQGTSEEQNHLGRSPREGEGCGADPQEGPQLRSFHLSPQEQSARHRDRRQSWRRASMKEINRRKSLAPFHPGITELSRSISMKLAQSQRLGALLLSSFQFSVEKLEPFLKNTKDFSLECFRAKASSLSEELKHFTDRLGNDGTLQKCFVEDSKEKAPDFSLEASVAEVKEYITKFSLERQAWDRLLLQYQNEVPPEEMPRGSTETKINEVNVDPAAYLRSSQKEVLNTKPDYQRIVQSQNEVFAYMELVMDELQGAVKQLQAFMDESTQYLQKVSVQLKKRSMEQLDSSPARKLLKLHLQSSSTTQ; translated from the exons ATGAT GATGACTTCGGTGACCAAATCAGAAG ACCAGGGACCAACGATGTCGGAGACTCAGGATCGTCCATTGCAACCAAGTCTCGAGCCTTTGGAAGCATTGCCTCGATCCTCTGCCTACCAGGAAATGATGGCACAAGGCACTTCAGAGGAACAAAACCACCTTGGCCGGAGCCCCAGAGAGGGGGAAGGTTGTGGTGCTGACCCCCAGGAGGGACCTCAGTTGAGGTCCTTTCATTTGTCTCCTCAAGAACAGTCTGCCCGTCACAGAGACAGAAGGCAGTCCTGGAGGCGAGCAAGCATGAAAGAGATAAACCGGCGGAAGTCGTTGGCTCCTTTTCACCCGGGCATCACAG AGCTCAGCAGGTCAATCAGTATGAAGTTAGCACAGAGCCAACGGCTTGGCGCCCTCCTGCTCTCCAGCTTCCAG ttcTCTGTTGAAAAACTTGAACCTTTCTTAAAGAACACTAAGGACTTCAGCCTTGAATGTTTTAGAGCCAAAG CATCTtctctctctgaagaattgaaacATTTTACAGACAGGCTGGGAAATGATGGAACTCTACAAAAATGTTTTGTTGAAGATTCAAAAGA AAAAGCACCAGATTTCTCACTGGAAGCATCAGTAGCTGAGGTGAAAGAATATATAACAAA GTTTTCTTTAGAGCGTCAGGCCTGGGATCGGCTCTTACTGCAGTACCAGAACGAGGTTCCACCTGAAGAGATGCCCAG aggatCAACTGAAACCAAAATCAATGAAGTGAATGTGGACCCGGCAGCCTACCTCAGGTCTTCCCAGAAGGAAGTTCTGAACACGAAACCCGACTATCAGAGAATAGTGCAGAGTCAGAATGAAGTCTTTGCCTATATGGAATTAGTG ATGGATGAGCTACAAGGAGCAGTGAAGCAGCTGCAAGCCTTCATGGATGAAAGTACTCAGTACCTCCAGAAGGTGTCAGTACAGCTCA AGAAGAGAAGTATGGAGCAGTTAGATTCTTCACCTGCTCGAAAACTGCTCAAGCTCCATCTACAGAGCTCATCTACCACCCAGTGA
- the Dsn1 gene encoding kinetochore-associated protein DSN1 homolog isoform X2 yields the protein MTSVTKSEDQGPTMSETQDRPLQPSLEPLEALPRSSAYQEMMAQGTSEEQNHLGRSPREGEGCGADPQEGPQLRSFHLSPQEQSARHRDRRQSWRRASMKEINRRKSLAPFHPGITELSRSISMKLAQSQRLGALLLSSFQFSVEKLEPFLKNTKDFSLECFRAKASSLSEELKHFTDRLGNDGTLQKCFVEDSKEKAPDFSLEASVAEVKEYITKFSLERQAWDRLLLQYQNEVPPEEMPRGSTETKINEVNVDPAAYLRSSQKEVLNTKPDYQRIVQSQNEVFAYMELVMDELQGAVKQLQAFMDESTQYLQKVSVQLKKRSMEQLDSSPARKLLKLHLQSSSTTQ from the exons ATGACTTCGGTGACCAAATCAGAAG ACCAGGGACCAACGATGTCGGAGACTCAGGATCGTCCATTGCAACCAAGTCTCGAGCCTTTGGAAGCATTGCCTCGATCCTCTGCCTACCAGGAAATGATGGCACAAGGCACTTCAGAGGAACAAAACCACCTTGGCCGGAGCCCCAGAGAGGGGGAAGGTTGTGGTGCTGACCCCCAGGAGGGACCTCAGTTGAGGTCCTTTCATTTGTCTCCTCAAGAACAGTCTGCCCGTCACAGAGACAGAAGGCAGTCCTGGAGGCGAGCAAGCATGAAAGAGATAAACCGGCGGAAGTCGTTGGCTCCTTTTCACCCGGGCATCACAG AGCTCAGCAGGTCAATCAGTATGAAGTTAGCACAGAGCCAACGGCTTGGCGCCCTCCTGCTCTCCAGCTTCCAG ttcTCTGTTGAAAAACTTGAACCTTTCTTAAAGAACACTAAGGACTTCAGCCTTGAATGTTTTAGAGCCAAAG CATCTtctctctctgaagaattgaaacATTTTACAGACAGGCTGGGAAATGATGGAACTCTACAAAAATGTTTTGTTGAAGATTCAAAAGA AAAAGCACCAGATTTCTCACTGGAAGCATCAGTAGCTGAGGTGAAAGAATATATAACAAA GTTTTCTTTAGAGCGTCAGGCCTGGGATCGGCTCTTACTGCAGTACCAGAACGAGGTTCCACCTGAAGAGATGCCCAG aggatCAACTGAAACCAAAATCAATGAAGTGAATGTGGACCCGGCAGCCTACCTCAGGTCTTCCCAGAAGGAAGTTCTGAACACGAAACCCGACTATCAGAGAATAGTGCAGAGTCAGAATGAAGTCTTTGCCTATATGGAATTAGTG ATGGATGAGCTACAAGGAGCAGTGAAGCAGCTGCAAGCCTTCATGGATGAAAGTACTCAGTACCTCCAGAAGGTGTCAGTACAGCTCA AGAAGAGAAGTATGGAGCAGTTAGATTCTTCACCTGCTCGAAAACTGCTCAAGCTCCATCTACAGAGCTCATCTACCACCCAGTGA
- the Dsn1 gene encoding kinetochore-associated protein DSN1 homolog isoform X5 — MTSVTKSEEQSARHRDRRQSWRRASMKEINRRKSLAPFHPGITELSRSISMKLAQSQRLGALLLSSFQFSVEKLEPFLKNTKDFSLECFRAKASSLSEELKHFTDRLGNDGTLQKCFVEDSKEKAPDFSLEASVAEVKEYITKFSLERQAWDRLLLQYQNEVPPEEMPRGSTETKINEVNVDPAAYLRSSQKEVLNTKPDYQRIVQSQNEVFAYMELVMDELQGAVKQLQAFMDESTQYLQKVSVQLKKRSMEQLDSSPARKLLKLHLQSSSTTQ; from the exons ATGACTTCGGTGACCAAATCAGAAG AACAGTCTGCCCGTCACAGAGACAGAAGGCAGTCCTGGAGGCGAGCAAGCATGAAAGAGATAAACCGGCGGAAGTCGTTGGCTCCTTTTCACCCGGGCATCACAG AGCTCAGCAGGTCAATCAGTATGAAGTTAGCACAGAGCCAACGGCTTGGCGCCCTCCTGCTCTCCAGCTTCCAG ttcTCTGTTGAAAAACTTGAACCTTTCTTAAAGAACACTAAGGACTTCAGCCTTGAATGTTTTAGAGCCAAAG CATCTtctctctctgaagaattgaaacATTTTACAGACAGGCTGGGAAATGATGGAACTCTACAAAAATGTTTTGTTGAAGATTCAAAAGA AAAAGCACCAGATTTCTCACTGGAAGCATCAGTAGCTGAGGTGAAAGAATATATAACAAA GTTTTCTTTAGAGCGTCAGGCCTGGGATCGGCTCTTACTGCAGTACCAGAACGAGGTTCCACCTGAAGAGATGCCCAG aggatCAACTGAAACCAAAATCAATGAAGTGAATGTGGACCCGGCAGCCTACCTCAGGTCTTCCCAGAAGGAAGTTCTGAACACGAAACCCGACTATCAGAGAATAGTGCAGAGTCAGAATGAAGTCTTTGCCTATATGGAATTAGTG ATGGATGAGCTACAAGGAGCAGTGAAGCAGCTGCAAGCCTTCATGGATGAAAGTACTCAGTACCTCCAGAAGGTGTCAGTACAGCTCA AGAAGAGAAGTATGGAGCAGTTAGATTCTTCACCTGCTCGAAAACTGCTCAAGCTCCATCTACAGAGCTCATCTACCACCCAGTGA
- the Dsn1 gene encoding kinetochore-associated protein DSN1 homolog isoform X6 yields MGGKDTFRHYSVELIPQMYPILPHYGLKIWEPGSSTSVFLEACDQKPTRLMTSVTKSEDQGPTMSETQDRPLQPSLEPLEALPRSSAYQEMMAQGTSEEQNHLGRSPREGEGCGADPQEGPQLRSFHLSPQEQSARHRDRRQSWRRASMKEINRRKSLAPFHPGITELSRSISMKLAQSQRLGALLLSSFQFSVEKLEPFLKNTKDFSLECFRAKEKHQISHWKHQ; encoded by the exons ATGGGGGGAAAAGATACTTTTAGGCATTACAGTGTGGAATTAATACCCCAAATGTATCCTATCCTACCACATTACGGGCTGAAGATTTGGGAGCCGGGCAGTTCTACTTCGGTGTTTCTGGAGGCATGCGATCAGAAACCAACCAGGCT GATGACTTCGGTGACCAAATCAGAAG ACCAGGGACCAACGATGTCGGAGACTCAGGATCGTCCATTGCAACCAAGTCTCGAGCCTTTGGAAGCATTGCCTCGATCCTCTGCCTACCAGGAAATGATGGCACAAGGCACTTCAGAGGAACAAAACCACCTTGGCCGGAGCCCCAGAGAGGGGGAAGGTTGTGGTGCTGACCCCCAGGAGGGACCTCAGTTGAGGTCCTTTCATTTGTCTCCTCAAGAACAGTCTGCCCGTCACAGAGACAGAAGGCAGTCCTGGAGGCGAGCAAGCATGAAAGAGATAAACCGGCGGAAGTCGTTGGCTCCTTTTCACCCGGGCATCACAG AGCTCAGCAGGTCAATCAGTATGAAGTTAGCACAGAGCCAACGGCTTGGCGCCCTCCTGCTCTCCAGCTTCCAG ttcTCTGTTGAAAAACTTGAACCTTTCTTAAAGAACACTAAGGACTTCAGCCTTGAATGTTTTAGAGCCAAAG AAAAGCACCAGATTTCTCACTGGAAGCATCAGTAG
- the Dsn1 gene encoding kinetochore-associated protein DSN1 homolog isoform X3 — MGGKDTFRHYSVELIPQMYPILPHYGLKIWEPGSSTSVFLEACDQKPTRLMTSVTKSEDQGPTMSETQDRPLQPSLEPLEALPRSSAYQEMMAQGTSEEQNHLGRSPREGEGCGADPQEGPQLRSFHLSPQEQSARHRDRRQSWRRASMKEINRRKSLAPFHPGITELSRSISMKLAQSQRLGALLLSSFQFSVEKLEPFLKNTKDFSLECFRAKASSLSEELKHFTDRLGNDGTLQKCFVEDSKEKAPDFSLEASVAEVKEYITKFSLERQAWDRLLLQYQNEVPPEEMPRGSTETKINEVNVDPAAYLRSSQKEVLNTKPDYQRIVQSQNEVFAYMELVRREVWSS, encoded by the exons ATGGGGGGAAAAGATACTTTTAGGCATTACAGTGTGGAATTAATACCCCAAATGTATCCTATCCTACCACATTACGGGCTGAAGATTTGGGAGCCGGGCAGTTCTACTTCGGTGTTTCTGGAGGCATGCGATCAGAAACCAACCAGGCT GATGACTTCGGTGACCAAATCAGAAG ACCAGGGACCAACGATGTCGGAGACTCAGGATCGTCCATTGCAACCAAGTCTCGAGCCTTTGGAAGCATTGCCTCGATCCTCTGCCTACCAGGAAATGATGGCACAAGGCACTTCAGAGGAACAAAACCACCTTGGCCGGAGCCCCAGAGAGGGGGAAGGTTGTGGTGCTGACCCCCAGGAGGGACCTCAGTTGAGGTCCTTTCATTTGTCTCCTCAAGAACAGTCTGCCCGTCACAGAGACAGAAGGCAGTCCTGGAGGCGAGCAAGCATGAAAGAGATAAACCGGCGGAAGTCGTTGGCTCCTTTTCACCCGGGCATCACAG AGCTCAGCAGGTCAATCAGTATGAAGTTAGCACAGAGCCAACGGCTTGGCGCCCTCCTGCTCTCCAGCTTCCAG ttcTCTGTTGAAAAACTTGAACCTTTCTTAAAGAACACTAAGGACTTCAGCCTTGAATGTTTTAGAGCCAAAG CATCTtctctctctgaagaattgaaacATTTTACAGACAGGCTGGGAAATGATGGAACTCTACAAAAATGTTTTGTTGAAGATTCAAAAGA AAAAGCACCAGATTTCTCACTGGAAGCATCAGTAGCTGAGGTGAAAGAATATATAACAAA GTTTTCTTTAGAGCGTCAGGCCTGGGATCGGCTCTTACTGCAGTACCAGAACGAGGTTCCACCTGAAGAGATGCCCAG aggatCAACTGAAACCAAAATCAATGAAGTGAATGTGGACCCGGCAGCCTACCTCAGGTCTTCCCAGAAGGAAGTTCTGAACACGAAACCCGACTATCAGAGAATAGTGCAGAGTCAGAATGAAGTCTTTGCCTATATGGAATTAGTG AGAAGAGAAGTATGGAGCAGTTAG